One segment of Desulfuromonas acetoxidans DSM 684 DNA contains the following:
- a CDS encoding M48 family metallopeptidase codes for MKFTPKQLPGNVNVSRTHPLIEFLWLVSGIVVLGAVFIFALGFTTDWVAEKAPLALENWIGRQTLKHFPGEGNPALSQRLDTLLASADSEPNLKRYSFRILLLESDEVNAVALPGGTIVIFSALLKEIASENELMMVIGHELGHFAHRDHLRGLGRGLGIAMATAMIFGQDSGFSDLVAKAVLPIQAGYSQGQERAADLFALDLLARHYGHCGGAGDFFVRHAAESGPKLAYFLASHPHPQARINALNQRIKQKHYALKAPEPLGHDLREIMEFDQAKE; via the coding sequence ATGAAATTCACGCCAAAACAGCTGCCGGGAAACGTCAATGTTTCCCGGACGCATCCTCTCATTGAATTTTTATGGCTGGTCTCCGGAATTGTGGTCCTGGGCGCGGTGTTTATCTTCGCTCTCGGCTTTACCACGGACTGGGTGGCGGAAAAAGCCCCACTCGCTCTTGAAAACTGGATTGGGCGCCAGACGCTGAAACATTTCCCCGGAGAGGGAAACCCGGCTCTGAGCCAACGGCTGGACACCCTTTTGGCGTCGGCGGATTCAGAGCCGAATCTGAAACGTTATTCCTTTCGCATCTTATTGCTTGAAAGCGATGAGGTAAATGCCGTTGCCCTGCCCGGCGGCACGATTGTGATTTTTTCCGCGCTGCTGAAGGAGATTGCTTCGGAAAACGAGCTGATGATGGTGATTGGCCACGAACTGGGCCACTTTGCCCACCGCGACCACCTGCGCGGACTTGGCCGCGGTCTCGGCATTGCCATGGCCACGGCGATGATTTTTGGACAAGACAGTGGGTTCAGTGATCTGGTCGCCAAAGCGGTTCTGCCGATCCAGGCTGGTTATTCCCAAGGGCAGGAGCGCGCTGCAGATCTGTTTGCACTGGATCTGTTAGCACGCCATTATGGGCACTGCGGCGGGGCCGGCGATTTTTTTGTCCGACATGCCGCCGAAAGCGGCCCTAAACTGGCCTATTTCCTCGCCTCGCACCCCCATCCCCAGGCACGTATTAATGCCTTGAACCAGAGGATCAAGCAAAAGCACTACGCTCTTAAGGCCCCCGAACCGTTGGGTCACGACCTACGCGAGATCATGGAGTTTGATCAAGCGAAGGAATAG
- a CDS encoding methyl-accepting chemotaxis protein, which yields MKIRTKIILTSLSLVLITVVSVLGVAIYQNSILSQRVSGEIDSLARGEAACISKDVYLMCRSAQESVQLMVDASLNVARDTLTTQGGIAIDADSVQWQVVNQFTQQAQEISLPRLMVGETWLGQNTRVDVTTPVVDKVHRLVGGTATIFQRMNEQGDMLRVATNVVKKNGQRAVGTYIPHTNPDGTTNPVIAKVLSGETYHGRAFVVNDWYITAYEPIWNKQHSSVVGILYVGVEQENIESLRHGILDINVGKSGYVSVLGGKGDLKGSYIISQGGKRDKENILNVKDADGVSIIRNIVDKALSLPPHSRGEIPIAFEHYNWKNTGNDEARSKVAAITYFAPWDWVIVAGYYTDDFAASHNLVNDAVATQLMWIVSIAALMIVVSIVGSYLLASSVSRPLVLTSNMMTDLQNGQLGKRLSLNRNDEIGDMAQVVDQFADNLQQEVVTAFEKLASGDFTFRANGVIAVPLAQANAAMNETMAQIRAFGEQIASGSNQISDTSQALSQGATEQASSLEEIAASLNESSAQTSANAENASVANQLTTLAKKAGETGSQHMEQMVEAMNDINASGEQIGKIIKTIDEIAFQTNLLALNAAVEAARAGQHGKGFAVVAEEVRNLAARSAKAAHETAELIEGTVEKTVNGTQIASQTAEALQEMVEEITKVSDLVGEIATASQEQAQGISQINIGVGQIDTVTQQNTASAEESAAAAEQLSSQAEQLRTMLSRFTLESSPATFTRTSSAEPLLGIGWEE from the coding sequence ATGAAAATCAGAACAAAAATCATTTTAACGTCATTGTCTCTGGTGCTGATCACCGTTGTTTCCGTGTTGGGCGTTGCCATCTATCAGAACTCTATCCTCAGTCAGCGTGTCAGTGGTGAAATTGATAGTCTGGCGCGTGGAGAAGCAGCATGTATTTCTAAGGATGTTTACCTCATGTGTCGCTCGGCGCAGGAATCTGTCCAGCTCATGGTGGATGCCAGCCTCAATGTTGCCCGCGATACACTGACGACACAGGGTGGCATCGCTATTGATGCGGATAGTGTCCAGTGGCAGGTGGTTAATCAGTTCACTCAACAGGCGCAAGAGATCTCGCTTCCCCGCCTGATGGTGGGTGAGACCTGGCTGGGACAAAACACCAGGGTCGATGTGACGACTCCCGTTGTCGACAAAGTGCACAGGTTGGTCGGTGGTACCGCGACCATCTTTCAACGGATGAACGAACAGGGCGATATGTTGCGCGTGGCCACCAATGTGGTGAAAAAAAATGGCCAGCGGGCGGTTGGAACTTATATCCCCCATACCAACCCGGACGGCACAACCAACCCGGTTATTGCCAAGGTTTTGTCTGGAGAGACCTATCATGGTCGGGCTTTTGTGGTAAATGACTGGTATATCACCGCCTATGAGCCGATTTGGAACAAACAGCACAGCTCCGTTGTCGGTATCCTCTACGTTGGTGTGGAGCAGGAGAATATCGAAAGTTTGCGCCATGGCATTCTTGATATCAACGTTGGCAAAAGTGGCTATGTCTCTGTTCTCGGCGGCAAAGGGGACTTAAAGGGCAGTTATATTATCTCGCAAGGCGGCAAGCGTGATAAAGAGAACATTCTCAACGTGAAAGATGCCGACGGCGTATCCATTATTCGTAACATTGTCGACAAGGCCCTGTCGTTACCTCCCCATAGCCGGGGAGAGATCCCTATTGCCTTTGAACACTATAACTGGAAAAACACCGGGAACGATGAGGCACGAAGCAAAGTTGCCGCAATTACCTATTTTGCTCCGTGGGATTGGGTGATTGTCGCCGGATATTACACCGATGATTTCGCTGCTTCTCATAATCTGGTCAACGATGCTGTGGCAACACAACTGATGTGGATCGTGTCCATTGCGGCATTGATGATTGTTGTGTCGATTGTCGGCAGTTATCTTTTGGCAAGCAGTGTCAGTCGGCCGCTGGTTCTGACGTCAAATATGATGACGGATCTGCAAAATGGCCAACTGGGTAAGCGCCTCAGTCTCAACCGCAACGATGAGATTGGCGACATGGCGCAAGTGGTCGACCAATTTGCCGATAACCTGCAGCAGGAAGTGGTCACCGCCTTTGAAAAGCTGGCCAGTGGCGATTTTACCTTCAGAGCCAATGGGGTGATTGCCGTGCCCCTTGCCCAAGCCAATGCCGCCATGAATGAAACCATGGCGCAGATCCGTGCTTTTGGTGAGCAGATCGCCTCCGGCAGTAACCAGATTTCTGACACCAGCCAGGCCTTGTCTCAGGGGGCCACTGAACAAGCCAGCAGTCTCGAAGAGATCGCCGCCTCACTGAACGAAAGCTCGGCGCAGACCTCTGCCAATGCTGAGAATGCCTCTGTCGCCAACCAATTGACCACCTTGGCTAAAAAAGCCGGTGAAACCGGTAGCCAACATATGGAACAGATGGTCGAGGCCATGAATGACATTAACGCCTCCGGCGAGCAGATTGGTAAAATCATTAAAACCATCGATGAGATCGCTTTTCAGACCAACCTGCTGGCGCTCAATGCTGCCGTAGAAGCAGCCCGCGCCGGGCAACATGGCAAAGGTTTTGCCGTTGTCGCCGAAGAGGTGCGAAACCTCGCGGCCCGCAGCGCCAAGGCTGCGCACGAAACGGCAGAGCTGATCGAAGGCACCGTTGAGAAAACCGTGAACGGCACCCAGATCGCGTCCCAGACCGCCGAAGCGTTGCAGGAGATGGTTGAAGAGATCACCAAAGTGTCCGACCTTGTCGGTGAAATCGCCACCGCCAGCCAGGAACAAGCGCAGGGAATCTCCCAAATCAACATCGGCGTCGGCCAGATCGACACCGTCACTCAGCAGAATACCGCCAGCGCCGAGGAAAGCGCTGCCGCGGCCGAACAGCTCAGCAGTCAGGCCGAACAACTGCGCACCATGTTGAGCCGGTTTACTCTGGAGTCCTCTCCAGCGACATTTACCCGGACTTCCTCGGCAGAACCGCTCCTGGGAATTGGTTGGGAGGAATGA
- a CDS encoding rubrerythrin family protein, whose protein sequence is MPTTNEHLKEAFSGESQANQKYRAFAKQAEKEGFTNIAKLFRTTAEAERIHAEGHLKALDMIANTADNLQAAIDGETYEFTEMYPPMLEQALSDDHKAKRMFKFAVDAEEVHAQIYSKALEAVKAGKDMDVSDFYLCPICGYIELGSAPDECPVCGAKSKVFCQIG, encoded by the coding sequence ATGCCAACGACCAACGAACATCTCAAAGAAGCATTTTCAGGAGAAAGCCAAGCCAACCAGAAGTATCGTGCATTTGCCAAACAGGCCGAAAAGGAGGGCTTCACCAACATTGCTAAACTGTTTCGCACCACAGCGGAAGCAGAGCGCATTCACGCGGAAGGACACCTGAAGGCATTGGATATGATCGCCAACACTGCGGACAACCTTCAGGCAGCGATTGATGGTGAGACGTATGAGTTCACGGAAATGTATCCGCCGATGCTGGAGCAAGCTCTGTCTGATGATCACAAAGCGAAAAGGATGTTCAAGTTTGCCGTGGACGCCGAAGAGGTGCATGCCCAGATTTACTCTAAGGCTCTTGAAGCGGTTAAGGCGGGCAAAGATATGGACGTCAGTGACTTCTACCTCTGCCCGATCTGTGGCTATATCGAGCTGGGGTCAGCGCCCGACGAATGTCCGGTTTGCGGTGCCAAAAGCAAGGTGTTCTGCCAGATTGGCTAG
- a CDS encoding class II 3-deoxy-7-phosphoheptulonate synthase gives MSDSPANWHPSSWHQFPAAQMPPWPDPAEYQETIKTISQFPPLVFAGEIRALKEILAKAAEGEAFLLQGGDCAENFSQCTAPYIRETLKVLLQMSIILTYAGGKPVAKVGRIAGQFAKPRSSNMEKIGDLEFPSFRGDMVNSPEFTAEARRPDPQRLIKGYYVACATMNLLRAFTKGGYAALHRVHAWNNDFVKNSPIGQNYEVLAEQISKALNFFETIGLDVDSPRFNQANVYTSHEALLLGYEEALTRRDSTTGEWYDCSAHMIWIGDRTRQLDGAHIEFFRGVLNPVGVKIGPSYNLDETLRLIEILNPENEPGRLTLITRFGAGKVGDYLPPLARAVKNAGHKVVWCCDPMHGNTYVAESGHKTRNFDDIMGEVGDFFSIHRSEGTNPGGVHLEMTGENVTECIGGGRKIENDHLKLNYATQCDPRLNAEQSLDLAFHLAQLVHG, from the coding sequence ATGTCTGATTCACCTGCAAACTGGCATCCCTCAAGTTGGCACCAATTCCCTGCAGCCCAGATGCCGCCCTGGCCCGACCCCGCTGAATACCAGGAGACGATCAAAACGATTTCACAATTTCCCCCTCTGGTGTTCGCAGGCGAAATCCGTGCCCTTAAAGAGATCCTGGCGAAAGCGGCTGAAGGCGAGGCATTTCTTCTGCAGGGCGGAGATTGTGCGGAGAATTTCTCTCAATGCACAGCGCCCTATATTCGTGAAACGCTTAAAGTTTTACTGCAAATGTCGATCATCCTGACCTATGCCGGAGGGAAACCGGTTGCCAAAGTGGGACGGATTGCCGGCCAATTTGCCAAGCCACGTTCATCAAACATGGAAAAGATTGGCGATCTTGAATTTCCCAGCTTCCGCGGTGACATGGTGAACAGCCCGGAATTTACCGCGGAGGCACGTCGCCCGGATCCTCAGCGACTGATCAAAGGCTACTATGTCGCGTGCGCGACAATGAACCTGCTGCGTGCCTTTACAAAGGGAGGCTATGCCGCACTTCATCGGGTTCACGCCTGGAACAACGATTTTGTAAAAAATTCTCCGATTGGACAAAACTATGAAGTTTTGGCGGAGCAGATCTCCAAGGCGTTGAACTTTTTTGAAACAATCGGCCTCGATGTTGACAGCCCCCGCTTCAACCAGGCCAATGTCTACACATCACATGAAGCACTGTTGCTCGGCTACGAAGAGGCATTGACACGGCGCGATTCAACGACCGGTGAATGGTATGACTGCAGTGCCCACATGATCTGGATTGGAGACCGCACCCGTCAATTAGACGGCGCGCACATCGAGTTTTTTCGCGGCGTTCTCAACCCGGTAGGCGTCAAAATTGGCCCCAGTTACAATCTTGATGAAACACTGCGGTTGATCGAAATACTCAACCCTGAAAACGAACCGGGAAGACTGACCCTGATAACCCGTTTTGGTGCCGGTAAAGTTGGAGACTACCTACCGCCTTTAGCACGGGCGGTTAAAAACGCCGGACACAAAGTGGTCTGGTGTTGCGATCCGATGCATGGCAATACCTATGTTGCTGAAAGTGGCCACAAAACCAGAAACTTTGACGACATCATGGGTGAAGTGGGTGATTTCTTCTCGATCCATCGTTCCGAAGGAACCAATCCGGGTGGGGTTCATCTGGAGATGACCGGCGAGAACGTTACGGAGTGTATCGGAGGCGGACGGAAAATTGAGAATGATCATCTCAAGCTGAATTATGCCACCCAGTGTGACCCCCGTCTCAACGCAGAGCAAAGCCTTGATCTCGCCTTTCATCTGGCACAGCTGGTTCATGGTTAA
- the rd gene encoding rubredoxin, producing MQKYRCSICKYIYDPEVGDNTNGTPPQTAFEDLPEDWTCPNCGVDKSLFEPA from the coding sequence ATGCAAAAGTATCGTTGTTCGATCTGTAAATACATCTACGACCCTGAAGTCGGCGATAACACAAACGGCACGCCTCCACAAACCGCCTTTGAGGATCTCCCCGAAGACTGGACGTGTCCGAACTGCGGCGTTGATAAGTCGCTTTTCGAACCGGCTTAA